The genomic stretch CTGCTGGACTTTTTGCTATTTCAAATTTGGATTATACCAAAGCAAGAGTACAGGCGTTTGAATTACTCAACGATTCATCAAATACTGTAAAAAAGACTTGCCTCAACATTATTTCAAAAGAAAAGTCTTTCGATGATTTGTCAAAGTTGAGAAGCATTTATGACAAAGGAACCATTGAGACAAAACGATTTGCCTTGAAAATAATTAGCAAATACGGAGGTTGGAATATTGTGGGTGACTTTCTAAAAGGAATTAATGAAGCAGATAAAAAAATAAACCAGACAGCTTTTGCTTTTCTCAATGGCTGGTATAACTACTCTATCAGACTTGGAACGAAACAAAAAGAATCAGACAAAGAGTATGTAATGGGAATTTATAAGGAATTGAATTTCGAGAGACTTGAAGTTCCCCGCGACATAAAGATGATAACAGATGAGATTCCATTCATATTTGGACAGAAATAAAAAAACTGACTACGACATCGTGTATAGCAGATAGCCGCCTTTCGAGACGGCAACGTGGCATACACAGGGCCAATACTGCAACACCTAAATCGCTCCCAACCACTATATCCTAAATCCACCAATATTGATTGAACTTAGTTATTTGATAGTATAGCCGCACTAGTTTTAATTCATTGTTAAAAAACAAAGTAAATTATTACATTTACTTCACTAAACAAACAATGATCAACCCAACCAACCCCACCCCCGCTTTTATAGCTTTTGCTATATTCCTTTGTGCATTTTCATTTGCCCAAAAGAAAAATGTCGATTACAAAATCCATCTGTATAAAACCGACGAAACCTTTACCATTGATGGTATTGGTGATGAGGCCACTTGGCAAAAAGCTGAGGCCGCCAAGGACTTCTTTATGGTTTTGCCCATGGACGACCGCAAGGCCACACAACCCTCCGAAGTAAAAATGGCCTACGATGACAGACAGCTCTATCTCTTGGCCACCTTTTTTAAGACCCCTGGCAACACCTATGTAGTCGAATCGCTCCGCAGGGACTTCTCCTTTGGGGGCAACGATAATTTTTTATTGTTCATGGACCCGTTCAACAACCAGACCACGGGGTTTAGTTTTGGGGCAAACGCTTATGGCGCCCAATGGGACGGGACTATGTCCAACGGTGGTAGCATTGACCTCAACTGGGACAGTAAATGGGTATCCGAAGTACAGAGCTACGAAGACAAATGGGTCGTTGAAATGGCCATTCCATTTAAGTCCATCCGATATGAAAAAGATGTGACCGAGTGGGGCGTTAATTTTTCGAGATTGGATTTGAGCACCAACGAAAAATCCAGCTGGACACCGATTCCACGACAGTTCCCAACCGCCTCTTTGGCCTATACGGGCACCATGGTCTGGGACAATCCACCACCCAAACAGGGGCTCAACTACTCCATTATCCCTTATGTTTTGGGTACCGTTGGCAATTCGAGTATTGAAGGTATTTCGTATGACAACGAATTTAAAGTGGGGGGCGATGTAAAATTGGGGCTTACGTCATCCTTGAATCTGGATTTGACCCTCAATCCCGATTTTTCGCAGGTGGAAGCCGACCGCCAAGTGGCCAATTTGACCCGATTTGAGCTATTTTTTCCTGAAAGACGGCAATTTTTCCTAGAAAATGCAGACCTCTTTGCCAGTTTCGGATACGATGAGATTCGCCCCTTCTTTTCCCGCAGAATCGGATTGGGCGTGCCCATTGTTGCCGGGGCCAGGGTAAGTGGCAACTTGAACCGCAACCTTCGTTTGGGCATGATGGACATGCAGACCGACAAGTTGGACGAAACGGGACTGCCCAGTCAAAATTTTGCCGTGCTTTCGTTGCAGCAAAAAGTGTTTTCCCGCTCCAATATCGGCCTCATGTTCGTTAATAAGGAATCGCTGGATTACAATTCCCTAGCGGATAGCCTTCAAACAAAGTATACGAAATTCAACAGGAACTTTGGGCTGGAATACAATCTGGCCTCTGCGGACAACAAGTACAACGGAAAGGTTTTTATGCTGAAATCGTTTGGGCCCGACTCTTCTTACAACGGTTTTGCGCAAGGTGCCAACCTGGAATACAGTAGCAGAAAATGGAACTGGCGGGTACAACAGGAATATATTTCCGATGATTTTACATCCGAAGTGGGTTTTGTGCCGCGCAAAAACTATATCAAACTGGAAGGTTCCGTTGGACATTTATTTTTGCCGGCGAGCGAAAAGGTTGTGAGTCATGGCCCGCAGTATACGGGCTTTTATTATTTCGACCCAAGCATGAATTCCACCGATTATGTATCCATTTTGGGGTATACGGTAAACTTTATTGATCGTAGTTCCTTGGGGGTGGATGTTTTTAACGAATATGTACAACTCTTGGCCCCGTTCGACCCCACCAACACGGGAAAGGAAGAATTGGATACTGGCACCACGCACCACTGGAACGGCATGTACTTGTACTACAATTCGCGACCCAAAAGCCTGTTCACCTATAATCTCACCACCCGGTTGGGCCGTTATTTTTCCGGGGGATACCGCACCAACCTTAATGCGGAACTCGGTTATAGGTTTCAACCCTATGTGAGTTTGGGCGCCGTACTGAGCTATAACAATCTTGATTTGCCCGAACCATGGTACACCACCGATTTTTGGCTGGTGGGCACGGAGGCCGATATTACTTTTACGAATAAATTGTTTTGGAACACGCTGTTCCAGTACAACGAACAGATCAATAATTTCGGAATCAACTCCCGATTGCAATGGCGCTACGCACCAGCTTCCGATTTATTTTTGGTCTTCAACAACAATGAACAACTATCGCCGCTGGAAGGAAATCTATGGTCGTTGACGCTCAAGTTTACCTATTGGTTTAATCGATAATGAAGGAGAATTCTCCTTGACGGACAAAGCTTACGTTTGAACTAAGTCTTTTCCTTTATATTATAGTTAATTGGTATTTTAAAATCTCATAAAAACTAACATGAAAAAGCTATTCTTTTTTTACTTTACGATTTTATTCACTCTTTTTTCATGCTCCAAAGGTTCGACTGAGAATCCGGAACCAAATTCTGAAAACCCAAATCAAGAAGAACCAAAAGAAGAGGAAGTTGTTTATTTCACAATCAAAGTCGACGACGATTACTTTAGTTCTGGAAGTGAAGGCTGGGTTGTAAGCCACGATATAAACAATGGAAACATCTTGGATTATGGCCAGTTGGAAAATGGAAAAACAACCAGCTTTACTAAACAAGCTTCCTCAACACTATTGGAACACAATATAAGCTTGATCAATGTTTCCAATAATAATGGGAATATCTATTATCGAATTACCAGCTATACTTTTGTAAAATCAGATGAAGTTTGGCAACTTGGTAATCAATATAATAACTATGTTGACCCAAGAGGGGATGCCATTGGTGAAATATCAATTAATGCCAACAATTTGGTCCTACCCGGCTCTTGGATAATCTCCAACAAGCATGGATCCGCACTTTCTGGTGGTTCAAGTACAACCTCGAACAACGATTTGACCAGTGTTTTCTTTGAAAACATTCCTCTATTCGAAGAAAATAGGTACTTATTTTCTGTTTATGACATCTACGGTGAGGTCAATTATCTATTTATGGACAACTTAAACAATGGAGATAATATAACTTTTGATGGAACTCAGCTACAATCTTTCGACAATACCGTGTTGGCCTCAGTACCTGAAGGAGGAGAATTCTTTGTATCTGTATATGGGTTTGAGGAAAATCAAGAGTTTGATGAGGGCGGTGGATATATTTTAGGCATGTTACTTCCGTTCGAAAATGATAAAATAACTACCGAATACATAAAGCTCGGGTATCTGAATACTTTCAACAAATACATTACCTCATTCACATATTCAAAGGATAGATTCAACTTTAACTTTAAAAAGTATGGTGAAGCTCCGTTAGGTATACCAATGACCAGCAAGGAAAACTGGAATGTTGAGGTTATTGATAATTCCGTTGATAGTTTTGCTTATAATGGGGTTTCTCATCATCAGTTCTCAAGACAAATGCATTCTTGGAGGGTAAGTTCAGGTGAACGTAATACTGATTACATAGAAACAAGTTGGTCTATAAATCAAGGTAAATTTTACTACACTTTTGACTTTAAATTACCAGACGAGATTTTAACAACCTACCCCAAAATGGATATAGAAGGATTGAATTATGAAAGTAGCTTTTTTCATCTGAATGAATATGACTACAATGGGTTTTTGAATGCTACTTTTGTAAATCCAAATCCTGAATTGTTACGTGACCAACACTTTTATCGCATGGATTTGGAATAATGATAGCACCTTATTCCAGCACGTTTGTTTGAACGACTTTCTTATTACAAATATTCTAAATCCGTCAACCCAAAAGGGGCATTCGTCAATTCATGGGTAATTTAACCCTACATTTCATTTAACTTCCGCCATATACTGCCCAATGCGCAGAAACAATCAAAAATAACGGATGAAATGAGACAATTTATAATGACCCTAATTGGTATTCTATCTATTGCCACAAGTTGTAAATATGAGCCAAAGGAAAGGGAAGAATCCATCACAATTCCAAAAAAGGTTGAACACCACCTTTCAAAAATGGATTCTCTCAAAAAGAAGTTCAAACCCGACACTACAATTGCGGGCATTGTCCTTCTCAATTCCAAAAATGTGGATAGTATACTGGGAAACAACGTAATGGAAAGGCTTGTGCACAAGGGGTTACCAAATACAAGCGTGGTTTCAAAAGATTCCGAACAACAACTTACCATTTATTTCCACCCAGGAAATGGGGCCAAGGAATTTTCAGAATTTCATGTTGCCCATGCCGTCGGTACAGAGAAAAAGGAATTGGTAATGAAAGAGAATGAATTCAAAACTGAAAGCGGCATAAAACTAGGCATCGAATTAGCTGACCTTAAAGCCATCAAAGGCGAACCGCACAGTATAACGAACATGGATAATGTCACCGTTCTACATTACAGGATAGATGATTTTGAGACCTCAAAATTCCTTAAGAGATATAATATGCCGGTGTATTATGCTGATTATGAGTTTTCCAACGGTCATTTGAGAGCGTTTAAGTTCGGATTCGAATACCCATAAACAGGTGATATTGGACAAACATACGGGCACCTTGTCCATTGCTGAGGGTGTAGGATTTGGTCCCCATACTGATTTTAATAGGATAAAAAATTGGCAACTTGGCGAGAATCTTGAAGTCATTGGGACCTCGGATGCTCAAGAACAGAAAATAACTTTTCGGAATATTGTGATCGATGATGACTATTTCATTTTTCGCTTAAGTTTCAGCTATAACAAATTAAACCTTTGCGAGATTTTTATCAGCCCTGTCCCCTTTGAATTCAATCAAGATTGGAACAGTTGGAGCTATGAAGACGAAATGAAACATCTGGAATATTGTAAAGCTTGGCTCCAAAAAGAGGTCGGGGAAACACGGGATTTTGATTGGGGGCACATTTGGTGCGGCTACGATAGTTTGGGCGGATTTAGCAGCATAAAAATCAGATATAGTTAAAAAAACAGGCATCCGTCAATTCATAAGGGGCATTCATCAATTGGTGGCTACCG from Flagellimonas oceani encodes the following:
- a CDS encoding DUF5916 domain-containing protein, with amino-acid sequence MINPTNPTPAFIAFAIFLCAFSFAQKKNVDYKIHLYKTDETFTIDGIGDEATWQKAEAAKDFFMVLPMDDRKATQPSEVKMAYDDRQLYLLATFFKTPGNTYVVESLRRDFSFGGNDNFLLFMDPFNNQTTGFSFGANAYGAQWDGTMSNGGSIDLNWDSKWVSEVQSYEDKWVVEMAIPFKSIRYEKDVTEWGVNFSRLDLSTNEKSSWTPIPRQFPTASLAYTGTMVWDNPPPKQGLNYSIIPYVLGTVGNSSIEGISYDNEFKVGGDVKLGLTSSLNLDLTLNPDFSQVEADRQVANLTRFELFFPERRQFFLENADLFASFGYDEIRPFFSRRIGLGVPIVAGARVSGNLNRNLRLGMMDMQTDKLDETGLPSQNFAVLSLQQKVFSRSNIGLMFVNKESLDYNSLADSLQTKYTKFNRNFGLEYNLASADNKYNGKVFMLKSFGPDSSYNGFAQGANLEYSSRKWNWRVQQEYISDDFTSEVGFVPRKNYIKLEGSVGHLFLPASEKVVSHGPQYTGFYYFDPSMNSTDYVSILGYTVNFIDRSSLGVDVFNEYVQLLAPFDPTNTGKEELDTGTTHHWNGMYLYYNSRPKSLFTYNLTTRLGRYFSGGYRTNLNAELGYRFQPYVSLGAVLSYNNLDLPEPWYTTDFWLVGTEADITFTNKLFWNTLFQYNEQINNFGINSRLQWRYAPASDLFLVFNNNEQLSPLEGNLWSLTLKFTYWFNR